CGCGTCATCAAGGTCCGCCAGGACGTGGTGGCCGACCCCCGCACCGGCCACGAGCACCCCCGGGTCGTCATCGACAGCCCGGACTGGGTGAACATCATCGCGGTGACGAAGGACGAGCAGCTGGTGCTCATCCGCCAGTACCGCTTCGGCATCACCGAGACGACGCTGGAGATTCCGGGCGGCATGGTGGAGCCCGGAGAGGACCCCGCGGAGGCCGCCGCGCGCGAGCTGGAGGAGGAGACGGGGTACGTGCCGGGCCGCGTGGTGAGGCTCGGGCAGGTGCACCCCAACCCCGCCATCCAGAGCAACCGGTGCCACAGCTATCTGGCGCTCGACTGCGTGAAGGCGCACGAGGGCAGGCAGGACGCGGGCGAGGACATCGCAGTGGAGCTGCATCCCCGCTCGGCGGTGCCCCAGCTCATCCTCGGCGGCGCCATCAGCCACTCGCTGGTGGTGGTGGCCTTCTTCCTGGAGCACCTGAACGCCGGGGCCACGAGCACCCGCTGAAATTGTCGGCTGGTCAGCCGCGTTCGACCCGGACTCCCGTGACACGCATTCGGGGTGGGATTAGCCTCCTACCCCGAGGAGAGCACGCCATGGCCGAAAGCCTGACGCACCCACTCGAGGAGCCCTCGCCGCGGCTTCCCGTGGCTCCAACCCCCGACGCCGGCCCCGCGGCCGCGCACTCCCCCGAGAGCGCCCCCGGCCTCGTCTCGCTCCACGACATCCTCCCCGAGGAGGACGTGTTCGCCTACGTGACACGCCTGCGCGGCGCCTTCGAGCACCGGCTCTACCAGCAGGTCGTTGGTGCCGCAAATGAGTTCAAGGAGGGGGATGCCTCCATCGGGGTCGCCGCGGCCGACGAGGTGTCGCGCCGCAACGCCCGGGCCCTGCTCGCGCGCACGCGCATCGGGGATCTGGACGCGCACCCGCTGGTGGAGGAGCGGCTCTACTCCTACATGCAGGGCGCGCTCGACACCGAGGCCCAGGCGCGCACCGCGAGCTGGACGCTGGGCGAGCTCAAGTCCTTCCTGCTCTCCGCGAGCGAGGAGGACATCCACGAGCTCAAGGACGGGCTGAGCAGCGACACCATCGGCTGCGTGGTGAAGCTCCTGTCCAACGAGGAGCTGGCCGCCGTGGGGCGCAAGGTCTTCAACCCGCTCCCCGGCAGCAAGGTGGGCGCCAGGGGTTACCTGGGCGCGCGCATCCAGCCCAACTCGCCCACGGACCACCCGGACGACATCCGCTGGCAGGTGTTCAACGGCTGGGCCTTCGCCGTGGGGGACGTGGTGCTCGGCACCAACCCGGTGTCCTCGGCGCCCGAGTCCGTGGCCGCCGTGGAGTCCGCCCTGCACGAGATTCTGGTGACGTTCAAGCTCCAGGACGTCATGCCCCACTGCGTGCTGTCCCACGTGGACGTGCAGGCGGTGGTGGAGGCCATGCAGCCGGGCACCACCGGCATCTGGTTCCAGAGCCTGGGCAGCACCGAGGCCGCCAACCGCACCTTCGACGTCACCCTGGAGAAGATGGAGGCCCACACCGCCTCGCGCACCGGGCGCTGGGGCATGTACTTCGAGACGGGCCAGGGCGCCGACGCCACCAACGGCCATGCCGCCGGCGCGGACATGGTGGTGCACGAGTCGCGCAAGTACGGCTTCTCCCGCGCCCTCACCCAACGCGTCGCCGCCGCGCAGGCCCGCGCCGGACTCGAGCCCGCCCCCTGGGTGCACGTCAACGACGTGGCCGGCTTCATCGGCCCCGAGGTGTTCCGCACCCGCGAGCAGCTGGTGCGCTGCTGCCTCGAGGACATCGTCATGGGCAAGCTGCACGGCCTGACGATCGGCCTGGACGTCTGCTCCACCCTGCACATGGACGTGTCGCTGGACGACCTGGAGTGGTGCCAGGAGCAGCTCATGCCGGCCAACCCCGGCTACCTCATGGCCCTGCCCACCCGGAACGATCCGATGCTCAGCTACCTGACCACGGCGTTCCAGGACCACGTCCGCCTGCGCGAGAAGCACGGCTACAAGGTGGATGACCGGATGTGGGCCTTCTTCCAGCGGCTCGGCGTCATCGACGCACAGGGCCGGCCCACCGAGCACTTCGGAGACCCCGCCTGGGTGTACCTGCAGTACCGCCGCCACCAGGGCGACACACGCCCGGACGCCGACGTGCTCGCCGAGGCCTCGCGGCAGATGGCCGACGTGCGCGCCCGGGGCGTCCCCCTCGCCGTGGGCCATGGCGAGCACCCGTGGGCGCTGGAGCCCACGCTCGACCGGGAGCTGCGCCAGCTCTACGACGACGCCAAGACCGGCCTGTGGACCGACTTCTCCGCGGACTTCGTCGCGACGATTCCCGACGCCGTGCGCCTGCGCACCCGCGCCGCGGACCGCCGCGACTACATCCTCCACCCGCCCTCGGGCGAGCAGCTGGAGCCCTCCTCCGAGCGCGTGCTGGAGGCGCTGCGCGCGCGCCACGCGGGCCGCTTCAACGTGCAGCTGGCCATCTCGGACGGGCTGGACGCGCGCTCGCTCATGGACGAGGGCCACCTGCGCCCCTTCCTCACCGCGCTGCGCACCCGGCTGGAGACCGCTGGCTACCGCGTGGCCCCCGAGCACCTCGTGCTGAGCCTGGGGCGCGTGCGGGCCGGCTACCGCGCGGCGGAGCTGCTCTTCGGGGACGCGGCCCTGGAAGCCCCCCGGGCCCTCATCCACGTCGTCGGCGAGCGCCCGGGCTCCGGGCACCACAGCTTCTCCGCCTACGTCACCGCGCCCCCGGCCCGCCTCTGGGCCCGGCCGGGAGCGGTGGACCACAACATCACCCGCGTGGTGGCCGGCATCTCCGACACCAGCCTGCGGCCCGAGGCCGCGGCGGTGGAGGTGGTGCGCTTCCTCGGCGAGCTCACCTCCGCTTCCTGAGCCTCACCGCGTCACGAGGCGCAGCCACGCGTCGATCCCCGCCCAGCTCCGCTCCCGGGTGGAGTGGCCGTTGACGGCGTGCCCGGTGTCCGGGAGCGTCCGCACCACCACCCAGGGGGAGTTGGGGTAGGCCTTCGCCTCCTGGTGGGCATAGGCCGCCGACGCCAGCAGGTCCTTCTCCCCGAGCTGCACCAGCAGCGGCACGGTGATGCCCTGCACGGGGATGGACTCCGGCGAGCCCAGGACGGTCAGCAGGTCCAGGAACTGGCCGCGCGGCACGGTGTCCGCCACCTGGTTGTCGTAGGCGACGACCGACGGGTCCGTGTGCTGCGCGTCATAGAAGAGGCCTCCGCGCAGCTCGCCGGGGATGGTGATGTAGGGGCCCTGCTCCGCGAGCGCGATGAGGAGCGCGGGATCCA
This is a stretch of genomic DNA from Archangium violaceum. It encodes these proteins:
- a CDS encoding NUDIX hydrolase, with translation MNPIQPWPRLRRGLEHDYRVIKVRQDVVADPRTGHEHPRVVIDSPDWVNIIAVTKDEQLVLIRQYRFGITETTLEIPGGMVEPGEDPAEAAARELEEETGYVPGRVVRLGQVHPNPAIQSNRCHSYLALDCVKAHEGRQDAGEDIAVELHPRSAVPQLILGGAISHSLVVVAFFLEHLNAGATSTR
- the eutB gene encoding ethanolamine ammonia-lyase subunit EutB; translated protein: MAESLTHPLEEPSPRLPVAPTPDAGPAAAHSPESAPGLVSLHDILPEEDVFAYVTRLRGAFEHRLYQQVVGAANEFKEGDASIGVAAADEVSRRNARALLARTRIGDLDAHPLVEERLYSYMQGALDTEAQARTASWTLGELKSFLLSASEEDIHELKDGLSSDTIGCVVKLLSNEELAAVGRKVFNPLPGSKVGARGYLGARIQPNSPTDHPDDIRWQVFNGWAFAVGDVVLGTNPVSSAPESVAAVESALHEILVTFKLQDVMPHCVLSHVDVQAVVEAMQPGTTGIWFQSLGSTEAANRTFDVTLEKMEAHTASRTGRWGMYFETGQGADATNGHAAGADMVVHESRKYGFSRALTQRVAAAQARAGLEPAPWVHVNDVAGFIGPEVFRTREQLVRCCLEDIVMGKLHGLTIGLDVCSTLHMDVSLDDLEWCQEQLMPANPGYLMALPTRNDPMLSYLTTAFQDHVRLREKHGYKVDDRMWAFFQRLGVIDAQGRPTEHFGDPAWVYLQYRRHQGDTRPDADVLAEASRQMADVRARGVPLAVGHGEHPWALEPTLDRELRQLYDDAKTGLWTDFSADFVATIPDAVRLRTRAADRRDYILHPPSGEQLEPSSERVLEALRARHAGRFNVQLAISDGLDARSLMDEGHLRPFLTALRTRLETAGYRVAPEHLVLSLGRVRAGYRAAELLFGDAALEAPRALIHVVGERPGSGHHSFSAYVTAPPARLWARPGAVDHNITRVVAGISDTSLRPEAAAVEVVRFLGELTSAS